From the Brassica napus cultivar Da-Ae chromosome A8, Da-Ae, whole genome shotgun sequence genome, one window contains:
- the LOC125577331 gene encoding probable purine permease 8 — MLTMIVLVFLFSDQQNIEANLTDHEEMNNTMEIESFPITQPKNYRRWLRISIYVFFVLSCQALSTILGRLYFENGGKSTWMGTLVQLIGFPVLFLFRFLSKTKTPKSTDISLRKFPSFITLGSVYIVTGLLVSANSYMSSVGLLYLPVSTFSLILASQLAFTAFFSYFLNSQKFTPFIVNSLFLLTISSALLVVNTDESQSTTNVSSRVKYVIGIICTIGASAGIGLLLSLVQLILRKVLKNHTVSTVMDLVAYQSLVASCVVLIGLFASGEWKTLTSEMENYKLGKAPYAITLASIAISWQVYTIGVVGLIFESSSVFSNSITAVGLPIVPVVAVIVFGDKMNTSKIFSIILAIWGFISFVYQHYLDEKKLKLSHTDHVGGPPLPVDEGRTNIQIV, encoded by the coding sequence ATGCTAACCATGATTGTTCttgtctttttgttttcagATCAGCAAAACATAGAAGCAAACCTAACAGATCATGAGGAAATGAATAACACCATGGAGATTGAATCATTTCCCATAACTCAGCCAAAGAATTATAGAAGGTGGCTTCGTATCTCCATTTATGTATTCTTTGTCCTCTCCTGCCAAGCACTTTCCACAATTCTTGGAAGATTGTACTTTGAAAATGGTGGTAAGAGCACATGGATGGGAACACTTGTCCAACTAATAGGCTTCCCTGTTCTGTTTCTCTTCCGCTTCCTTTCCAaaaccaaaacaccaaaatcAACAGATATAAGTCTCAGAAAGTTCCCTTCCTTCATCACCCTTGGATCAGTTTACATTGTCACTGGACTATTAGTGTCTGCTAACTCTTACATGTCTTCTGTTGGGTTACTCTACTTGCCAGTTTCAACTTTCTCCCTCATCTTAGCGTCACAACTAGCCTTCACAGCcttcttctcatacttcctaaACTCGCAGAAGTTCACACCGTTCATAGTCAATTCTTTGTTTCTTCTCACCATCTCCTCTGCTCTCCTTGTTGTCAACACTGATGAGTCACAAAGCACAACAAATGTTTCTAGTAGAGTAAAGTATGTGATAGGGATCATATGCACCATTGGTGCGTCTGCTGGCATTGGACTGCTTCTATCTCTAGTACAACTGATCCTCAGGAAAGTTTTAAAGAACCATACAGTCTCAACGGTCATGGACTTGGTCGCCTACCAATCTCTAGTTGCAAGCTGTGTGGTTCTCATTGGACTTTTTGCAAGCGGTGAGTGGAAGACTTTGACAAGTGAGATGGAAAACTATAAACTTGGAAAAGCACCATATGCTATAACTTTGGCCTCCATAGCTATTTCATGGCAAGTCTACACCATTGGTGTTGTGGGGTTGATCTTTGAGTCATCTTCTGTGTTCTCTAATTCCATAACTGCTGTGGGATTGCCTATTGTTCCTGTTGTGGCAGTGATAGTTTTTGGTGATAAAATGAATACGTCTAAGATCTTCTCCATCATTTTAGCTATATGGGGTTTCATTTCATTCGTCTATCAGCACTACCTAGATGAAAAGAAATTGAAGCTTAGCCATACAGATCATGTAGGAGGTCCTCCTCTACCTGTTGATGAAGGTCGCACAAACATACAAATCGTATAA